Proteins from a single region of Acidobacteriota bacterium:
- a CDS encoding efflux RND transporter permease subunit, whose amino-acid sequence PVFASVLMLVLVTLGLFSYRRLAIDLFPDVEFPILSIVTEYPGASPETVEREVTKLIEEAVNPIPGVKHIYSTSREGLSSVMVEFELHVKINEASQDARAKINAIRNDLPEAMKEPVIQKLDIAGMPVVSVAVKSTALSPRELTTLVDRKIKRRIENIAGVGEVNLVGTSEREVSVNVDPARLDALGMGVNEVMAGLASENVNTPLGRLTRGGTEMPIRIEGKPDSVAEYGAMVIGQRAGHPVTLGEVAQVVDGVEEQRSLALVNGVPAVALDVLKQSKANTVGLADAVKEEIARLEAELPPGTEITLVRDSSVMIRESVHDVQVTLILGGLLTVFIVFCFLNSWRSTVITGLTLPISVISSFIAMYFFGMTLNVMTLMALSLAIGLLIDDAIVVRENIVRHLEKGQDHFTAAREGTAEIGLAVLATSLSIVAVFVPVAFMKGIIGRFFFQFGITVAFAVLVSLFVSFTLDPMLSSRWIDPDIERKGKRHLLARILDRFNEWFDRTAEGYRGVIGWALDHRLTVFAVAGAAFVAGLALFFNLQGEFMPAFDHGEFLIRMKTAPDASIEETKGRLSAALGVLGTYPEIQHTYAAIAPADTDTVRDAQIYVKLKDRSERKRSQAELMPDMRRRLEAIPGLQISLLEDPDTFQKPLMVLIKGEDIPTLKRYAQELKRKMFGIEGIVDLEATLEQDLPEYRLVVDRERAASLGLNTSALVQSLGALVGGQVVSTYEDEEGEGVDVRVRLPEALRRDVTQVADLRLAVPDPEGRTALVPVADLVRVERAVSPSEISRQDLSRQVVVSANLDRLPLGTAGAKVLEAAATMKMEPGYRVAMSGDTEAMIESFGYMAEALFLAIILVYLILAAQFESFIDPLAIMLSLPLSVVGMAGMLFLTGDTINIMSLIGLILLMGLVTKNAILLVDYAKVLRRSGVERREAVIRAGRTRLRPILMTTLAMIFGMVPLALAIGQGAEMRAPMARAVIGGLVTSTLLTLLVVPVVYTVFDDLAEWIRRRWAGGIASEIAAEKETSP is encoded by the coding sequence CCCGTCTTCGCCTCGGTGCTCATGCTGGTGCTGGTGACGCTGGGCCTCTTCTCCTACCGGCGGCTGGCCATCGACCTCTTCCCGGACGTGGAGTTCCCCATCCTCTCCATCGTGACCGAGTACCCCGGCGCCTCGCCGGAGACCGTGGAGAGGGAGGTGACCAAGCTCATCGAGGAGGCCGTAAACCCCATCCCCGGTGTGAAGCACATCTACTCCACCTCCCGCGAGGGCCTCTCGTCGGTCATGGTGGAGTTCGAACTGCACGTGAAGATCAACGAGGCCTCCCAGGACGCCCGGGCCAAGATCAACGCCATCCGCAACGACCTGCCCGAGGCCATGAAGGAGCCGGTGATCCAGAAGCTGGACATCGCCGGGATGCCCGTCGTTTCCGTCGCGGTGAAGTCCACGGCGCTCTCCCCCCGGGAACTCACCACCCTGGTGGACCGGAAGATCAAGCGCCGCATCGAGAACATCGCGGGCGTGGGGGAGGTGAACCTCGTGGGGACCTCCGAGCGCGAGGTGAGCGTGAACGTGGACCCGGCGCGCCTCGACGCCCTCGGCATGGGCGTGAACGAGGTCATGGCGGGCCTCGCCTCGGAGAACGTGAACACGCCCCTCGGACGCCTGACGCGGGGGGGCACGGAGATGCCCATCCGCATCGAGGGCAAGCCCGACTCCGTGGCCGAGTACGGCGCCATGGTCATCGGCCAGCGCGCCGGCCACCCCGTGACGCTCGGCGAGGTGGCCCAGGTCGTGGACGGCGTGGAGGAACAGCGGTCCCTGGCCCTCGTGAACGGCGTCCCCGCCGTGGCGCTGGACGTGCTCAAGCAGTCCAAGGCGAACACCGTGGGCCTGGCCGACGCCGTGAAGGAGGAGATCGCGCGGCTGGAGGCGGAGCTTCCCCCGGGCACCGAGATCACCCTGGTCCGGGACTCGTCGGTCATGATCCGGGAGTCGGTCCACGACGTGCAGGTGACGCTGATCCTCGGCGGGCTCCTGACGGTCTTCATCGTCTTCTGCTTCCTCAACTCGTGGCGCTCCACCGTCATCACGGGGCTCACGCTCCCCATCTCGGTCATCTCCTCCTTCATCGCCATGTACTTCTTCGGCATGACGCTCAACGTCATGACCTTGATGGCCCTCTCCCTCGCCATCGGCCTGCTCATCGACGACGCCATCGTGGTGCGGGAGAACATCGTGAGGCACCTCGAGAAGGGGCAGGACCACTTCACGGCGGCCCGGGAGGGGACGGCGGAGATCGGCCTGGCCGTCCTCGCCACGTCGCTCTCCATCGTGGCGGTGTTCGTCCCCGTGGCCTTCATGAAGGGGATCATCGGGCGCTTCTTCTTCCAGTTCGGCATCACGGTGGCCTTCGCCGTGCTCGTCTCCCTCTTCGTCTCCTTCACGCTGGACCCCATGCTCTCCAGCCGGTGGATCGACCCCGACATCGAGCGCAAGGGGAAGCGCCACCTCCTGGCGCGCATCCTGGACCGGTTCAACGAGTGGTTCGACCGGACGGCGGAGGGCTACCGGGGCGTCATCGGATGGGCCCTGGACCACCGCCTCACCGTCTTCGCGGTGGCCGGGGCGGCCTTCGTGGCGGGCCTGGCCCTCTTCTTCAACCTCCAGGGCGAGTTCATGCCCGCCTTCGACCACGGCGAGTTCCTCATCCGGATGAAGACGGCCCCGGACGCCTCCATTGAGGAGACCAAGGGTCGGCTCTCCGCGGCCCTGGGGGTCCTGGGGACCTATCCCGAAATCCAGCACACCTACGCGGCCATCGCGCCCGCCGACACGGACACGGTGCGCGACGCCCAGATCTACGTGAAGCTGAAGGACCGCTCCGAGCGGAAGCGCTCCCAGGCGGAGCTCATGCCGGACATGCGGAGGCGCCTGGAGGCGATCCCGGGGCTTCAGATCTCCCTCCTCGAGGACCCGGATACCTTCCAGAAGCCCCTCATGGTCCTCATCAAGGGGGAGGACATCCCCACGCTCAAGCGGTACGCCCAGGAGCTGAAGCGCAAGATGTTCGGCATCGAGGGGATCGTGGACCTGGAGGCCACCCTCGAGCAGGACCTGCCCGAATACCGCCTCGTGGTGGACCGCGAACGCGCCGCCTCCCTCGGCCTCAACACGTCGGCCCTCGTCCAGAGCCTCGGCGCCCTCGTGGGGGGCCAGGTGGTCTCCACCTACGAGGACGAGGAGGGGGAGGGCGTGGACGTGCGGGTCCGCCTGCCCGAGGCGCTGAGGCGCGACGTGACCCAGGTGGCGGACCTCCGTCTCGCCGTCCCCGATCCGGAAGGCCGGACGGCCCTCGTACCGGTGGCCGACCTGGTCCGCGTGGAGCGGGCCGTCTCCCCCTCGGAGATCAGCCGCCAGGACCTGAGCCGGCAGGTGGTCGTGAGCGCCAACCTGGACCGCCTCCCGCTCGGGACGGCGGGCGCCAAGGTCCTGGAGGCCGCCGCGACCATGAAGATGGAGCCCGGCTACCGGGTGGCCATGTCGGGGGACACGGAGGCCATGATCGAGTCCTTCGGCTACATGGCCGAGGCCCTCTTCCTGGCCATCATCCTCGTCTACCTCATCCTCGCCGCCCAGTTCGAGTCCTTCATCGACCCGCTGGCCATCATGCTCTCCCTTCCCCTTTCGGTGGTGGGCATGGCGGGCATGCTCTTTTTGACGGGGGACACCATCAACATCATGTCCCTCATCGGGCTCATCCTGCTCATGGGGCTCGTAACGAAGAACGCCATCCTCCTCGTGGATTACGCCAAGGTGCTGAGGCGGTCGGGGGTGGAGCGGCGGGAGGCCGTCATTCGCGCGGGTCGCACCCGGCTGAGGCCCATCCTGATGACCACCCTCGCCATGATCTTCGGGATGGTGCCCCTGGCCCTGGCCATCGGGCAGGGCGCCGAGATGCGCGCTCCCATGGCTCGCGCCGTCATCGGCGGACTCGTCACCTCGACCCTCCTGACGCTCCTCGTGGTCCCCGTCGTCTACACCGTCTTCGACGACTTGGCGGAGTGGATCCGCCGGAGGTGGGCGGGGGGAATCGCCTCGGAGATTGCAGCGGAAAAGGAGACCTCGCCGTGA